CTGAAGTTGCTTTTACGAGTCGTTATTACCACTCTAAACAGGATTAAGGGTCGTAGACCCTTATCGTCCTGCAGGTCCTGAGAACCTGAAAATCTGAGCTTCTGATCTTTTCCTACGAGTAGGTATTACGACTCGTCATTAGGCCGATGCCTCGTCTTGTTGAGTCGTAGGACCTCTCCTGAAATTTGGTCCTGAATAAGCTCAAGGGTTCCCTCTACaactacgagtcgtaggaactGCTACGAATCGTAGAGAGACTCATGGACTTGAACtcagtcaatattttgagaaattttcttGGGTTTCAACTTTTTGACTTTCGGGATCTTACAAATATAAATACCAAAAATTGGgtggaaaaccaaaaaaaaaagaagctttgATGATAGCTTAGTAGTGACATAAGTAGAGTTTAGTGGCTGGTTACATAATTGGACAACTGATTTATTCAAGAGTTCAGTATTCCAAGAAAATAGATTTTTATTCTTGTCATTTTTAACATATtaagaaaagataaaaaaaattcatgttttatCCTCAACATTTGTTGCTTATTtaccaaattatttttcaagaccTAAGACTATacatcaattaatatggatattgtggaaaaaaatattaatcagTATTTCTTAAGGAGCGCACAAAATCTAAAGTgaataagtaaaagtgaacgaATGACGTATTATATTAGGTAAAATGTAAAAGTATTAATGAAAAGGTGATTAAAGAACTTAAGCATTTAAATCAAATgatctccccccccccccaaaaaaaaaaaaaattcctctACCTACTCGAGGAAGTAAAAACAAAAGCCTATGTAGAAGCAAATTCCACTCTCGGGCTTGTTCGGTACGAAAGATAAATCATAGTTACTCttgaaatttttttttgaatgaatttatcTCATGTTGATTGACTAAAATCATGGGATAATTTATTGTGTTATTCTAGGGACGAGATTTATACAAGACGTTTCCTAGGACTTATCTTTATGTATATCCTATCCTTGTAATCCATCACATTTTCGTACTCATCAGCTATACTCTGAAATTCTGTAATCCAAAAGTATCAAGCTCTCAAGCTCACTTAATATTTGCTTTTCTGGTGACGTTGCTGGACAACTACATCATAAAACAGATCAATAATATTAGCTACTTTAGTAATCTTGTCAATTATATTACTATTTTGTTGTTATCTTTTGTTACTTTAATTGCGTTTAACAAGCAATTTAATGATaataaactaattatttaatcatcttaatataatataatatgtgtGTCATTGAATCATAAttaacttgttgaaaattaggTCGAAGTTCGGACTGATCCGACCTGACCCGACCCGTTTGATAACGATAAGAATGGAATTAATTTCCCTAGAGAAGTTATTGACTCAAAAATAAAAACGTGCAGGTCACAATATGAAGTAAAATGAGTAAGAAAATGCACTTGTTCTTTGCAACGTGAGAACAAGAAAGGAACTCTCTTTCTTCTCTATCTTTACATCTTTTTCTTCTACAATAAAGAGAGTGACTAAAAGAAAAAGACATTTAGTTCGTCAAGATTCTGCAAAACTTTTGCTATTGTTAACTGATAAacattaatttttcatatagtttttaaatatctaaatttttaattttaaaatatcaaattaatgtgatataatttaactttaaaagttagccaaattaattttcaaaaaacgcaatataacaattaaaaaaatggaCGGAGTATTACTTTCAAGTCATGTATTTAGAAGTAAACAACCATCCGAATAGAGTATTAATGAGTTCTACATGGAATGTATGTTGGGTTTCTTTAAGGGTAAAACTTAAAATAAGAGGGTGTAGTATGAATTGGGAAATAAAGGGAAATAAGATGGAGGGAAAGTCTAGTGCATTAAAGTGTATTTCTCCTTCATTCGTGGTAAAGAGCAGATGTTTCGTATATTTAATAAGAAACACTCCTTCTAATTATTAAAGAGCTTAGAAGAGAGTCATTTCTCGCGCCGTCATCGTCAGTCGCTCGATTCTGACAAATAATGTAATTGATCAATTAAATtcactaaattattttgaaaaggaCATGTTTCTTCCAATAGACACCATACTTGTTTTGAACAGATGAGTTTGCACCTATTCAACCCAAAACGTTAGCTATAAGTAGGgagtttttctctcaatttctaTATCGAATTTACtgttctgcatatattttcttacaaataaaatCGAGTCTTAAGTGTGATTTTGCTGACTTTTGAGTTTGTTTAAGTTATTGAAGTTTTGAAATGCCGCTACTCATTTAACAGATATATCCGTTTTATTCTGAAAGAAAATAATTCATCACCTCGAATATAGTAAGaggattaaatttcttaaaaacatACGATGAATTCTAAAATCTcagatatttttcttttatacttAAATATTCTGATTTACTTTTATGaacaaaataattaacaaaagTACAGAATGACAAATTGACAACCCTTCTTCCATTTTGTGACGCGAAATTTAATTTTCCAACAAAATGCATACTATAATCAATTGGACACTGCATCTTATAAGACAAATAATTCTTTGTTACTTTGACGAGACCATGTGACCAcaaacaataaacaacaaaaatacCAACCTTCATACCATAATCAAATTCATATTATATACGTGCACGTCTTAGATTACATACACATACACATGTGACCAAATCATttgaaagaaagaacaaaaataatactCACATTTCAGCGTTTTAGGCACTAATGAATCAACCCCATTCCAAATCATGCCACGTACTCCCTAAGATATTTCGAGCAACTAAAAAAAGATACTTTTATTAAGACACGTGGCAAGGGATCCGCACTATCTTACAAACACATAACGTTGTCCTAAGATTCTGTAACACATCAAATCATATCCCCTAATGGTCGTGTTCACCAATCAGAACAATACACGTACCCCTAAttcgaaaaaaaaaacatcataagTGTAGTATTTATCATTTATCTATTACTAGTGCTACACGTGTCCGACCATGTGATTCTAGAGTTTACTTTACGATTTATATAGGCGCCAAAGACAAGTTTTCAATGGCAAAAAAATCGATTTCTATAATGAGTCAAAGACGGAGATTGAATTCGAATGGAATAGCCGAGTCGTCGTCTAGTCAGTTAGACAACGACTCGGTTATTCACAGTGAGATAATTCTCCGATTGGTTTTTCCTTGTATGAAGTGGGATGTACATTCTTTGTGTCAAATAGCGTCGGTTAATCGCAAGCTTAGAGCGCTAGCGAAAAGGCTATTATGGAAGGAGATGTGCATATATCGCGCACCGCGCATGATAGCAACGTTAATGGACGGTGCGCCGAATAATCGGATCGGAGGGGAATGGGATGCTATGGCGAAATTACTGTTTCACTGTTGCGGGTGTAATTCGACCCGAcatttccaaatgagtcaatCATATCCGGGTCACTTCGTGAAGTCGTCTCGATTTTCGAAGACGTCGGGTCGGAGTTTTTTGGTGAAGAGATGTAGGACGGATTTGTTGTACGTGAGTGATCCTTGTGAGCATCAAATTAGGGATAGGGGTGATGATTTGGGGATTTTTCGAGGGGTATTTGGGGGATTTATGAAGTCGAAGACGAGGGCGTGTTTGATTACAAGAGAGCTGGAGGTTGAAGAAGGAGTGAGGTGTCCATTCTGTGGGGGTCGGGTTTGGAGCATGACAGCAGCTAGGCTTGTACCGAGGAGCGCGGCACGGCGACTCGGTACAATGGAAAACGGGTTGGAGTATTTTGTGTGTGTGAATGGGCATTTACATGGAAGTTGTTGGCTTGTGCCTTTATCGTCAGATGAAGAAGGCGCCGACAATGATATTGATGATGATGGCAACGACGATCGTGATGGAAGAAATCAGATTTACAAGAAATGGATCTGATGCTTGATCtgttttgaaaaatttgagTAAGAGTTTCTGAAAgttctttttttgttgaaaCATTTCTCAACCAACCAAACACCTAAGAAAAGAACACGACCTGATTGTACCAACAAGTAAATAATAGGACAccttgtttttctctcttttagtTGTTCAGTACCTTTTTGAGTAAGAATAGGGTAACAAATGAGCTATgtgttttcttcttttaatttctCACACTCGGTATTCAGAGTCTACCctaaaattatgtttatttgagCAATAAATGAGCTAGTATGTGCGATTTGACCTTTGAATTAAACCCTCCgcttatttttacttttttattttggatTTTACACGCTTTTTAAGACAATAACTAAAATGAGTAGTTTATCATAATATTCATATGAATTGGTGTATAATTTTagatcttaaaaaataatttggaggAATGTGTAATTAATGTTGAggataaaatagaaaaagattcttgtctttttcttaatatgtaaAAAGTAataagtaataataaaaatcaaatttaaaataatagacaagtaaaaataaaagagactaTCCTTGAATTAACCCGAGATTATTATCTCATGTAAAGTGtggtattaatttttttttctacaattaaataactaattattttagaaaaaactgTAACAGTGTGTGTCTGGTAGGTAGGAAActgttaaatatttttctaaagaatatctttttgaaaaataattgagtttttgTCTTAGTATTTTTCTAATGATATAGTAGGTAAAAAAAACcttaagaatatatatatatattatctagAAAAATACTGTATGAATTTGATGTGATGAGGATTGGGGCTTCGAGGATGGCAGGGATTGAAATGGTCAAGGGGAGGGTGTTGGGACAGGAGCGGATTTAGAGAGTTTCCAGGGTGTTCACCTGAACTTTCTCAACAAAAACTTACATGATGATATATATCAAaaggtaatttttttaattctttttgtatatatatatatatatatatatatattttgaatccCTTAAATACAAGATTAGAGTTTTGGTCAATAATTTAGGGggttcaaaattcattttgtggTTTCAAGTTCAAACTTTATGcatgacatttttatttttcgcCGCCTCTTAATAAATATTCTTCATTTGTCACTGCTCCAAAGTGATGCTTTTTCTACGTGAACCTAAATTTAATCAATGTATCCATTTGAGagctttttaaataaaaatttaaaaacacaGCTTAATACCAAATTAAAACAGATAGAGTTATGACAACTCGTTTAAATAGGACTTAGATGAAAGTTGAAAATACTTTCTCCATCTTATATTTGCTTGAATCCTGTTGACATAACACATGattgagaaaattttaattaaaattatacttTACTAAACTAATTTTATTAACGATCCTCTGAAATTCTAAATCTAACTACTTCTATTTTATATAGTtaatataaaagataatatgaaaaaatattttttattttattaaaataaacaaataaaataaaatatttatttctcaTATAAGGGCCAATTAAAATCTAACGAAGAAAGTAAGTAATTAAaccaacaaaattaaaaaaaaaagtaaaaaaatggtTTAAATATAATGTGCGAAAAGGTGACAAATTCACCTAAAGCCTCCAAAGTTTAGCTTTCTCTAAGCCTTGATCAGTgcactatttatttattttagatataagttttaaaaacacatttaattttttttttcatactttgaaagtatgagtttcatacataaactatcacttattggtttgagaaacacacctcagtGATTGTGTGtaactctctctattttttgaaaaaatcttgtCACATGACATTctacatggataaaatatttcacttgaacaaaaattaaataaattattaatattagttaaaagttaaacactaaagtatttctatccccccaaaaaagaaattatctttttaaaaaataaaatttaaaatattttgctcacgCACTCCATCACCTCCCCCTCCTCCACAATtccgtccttttatttttttaattttttaaatttcttttataaaatattttaaataaattcatacttcaccccTCCCCCACttcttcctaaaaaatgttattgtttttatttttttaaaaaataaaattatacccacCTCATTTAACCCTTcgctcttaatttatatttattttttatatatatttctcgttttgtgttagatatgtacatatatttttaaagaaatattttttcctacttgcGTACCGGATATCacagaaataaaaattttattttaagaaaagttttgCGTTAAGTAAAAAAGATTTTTCTAAAATCATGTGTATATATCTAATAtagaatgagaaaaaaattgaaaaaagaggGTTAGGCATGTGAGGTAGAAttgttttttagaaaaaataaaaatatattattttttgaaaagaagagggggggaggggggagatgaagtaagaatttttttaaaaacttttataaaagaaatttaataaataaaaataaaactaaaaattggTTGAGGGAAGGGGGTAATGGTGAGAGAAAGGGAGTGaggtaagaaaatattttataattttttttggtcgaggaaatagtaatactttaatatttaattttaactaattctaataatttatttaatttttgttaaggtgGAATATTTTGTTAAGTGTGATGTGGTAAATTTTTTTAAACGAAAAAGAGAGTGTAGTACACATACCATGAtgagagtgaaataaaagagagaggtgTGTTTTTCAAGGGATAGTTgaagtgtgtttttgacacttatctctttattttaattaaattcatatttttttagtgGCTAAAGTATgacaacattttttttttcatgattATCAATTTCTTCATTTATAGTCATTTTTCCAAATGCGCGCATTTATCAAagcatttattttttgtatataaataaataagacataatttatttttggtaAATAAATAATCTATTCTCTTTTTGGAATATATATAGAGTGTTGAAGAAAattctatattttaaaatgtgtatttttttgagaattaaCTGTCACATTTTATTAATTACCAAGTAAGCAAATACAAATCGAGAGCACATGCCTTTAAATGCTCATCTAATGCAGACCCTATCTACCACCTACTCATTAAGAAACATTCAAACAAGCATCCCTACATTACAGCTTACAAACATAGTAAAAAAGCCTACTGTTATCCCTAACTCTTAACACATAGGGCAGTTTTTATGCTATGCACCAGCTTCTCCTTTCCTGTACCCCTATTGTTGAAACTCTATTGTTTCTTTCCATCCAAAATTCATATATCACAGTTGCAAATGCTACCTTTAACAGTACACATTTAGGAGAGCTTTGTCTGCTAGCCTTCATAACCCATGCCCACTCCAAGTCCCACCTGATGATACTTCTTTGCCATTTCATCCAACGCAATATCTCCGTTCATATTTCATTAGAGTACGCACactcaaataatatatgttgtaAAGTTTCATGCCCCACTATTGTAGTATATCCTTTGTTCTCAATCTTCCCAGTAGGCTCAGCCAATGTTTTGGACATGCTGCATTGTGGCATATTAGTCATCTCCAAGGTACGTTTGTAAGCTCACTTTTTAGCTGCTTTGTAGGCAATATTAATCTGAAATCTTCCTCCCTTGATCAATTAAGGTTGCACTTTTAACTTTTGCCAGTGCTTCCTCTTATTGAATATCTTCTGCACCATCAAAGAGGCTTGCTTAGGGACCTCCATAGATAGCCACTGATTCTGCTTTATATAGTATGTATGCACCCATGTAATCCACAACTTATCCTTCCTTTGACTCAATTTGCATAGTAATTTGCACAAGGCTGCTTGGTTCCACAACTTTAGATTAATCATGTTCATTCCACCTGCTCCTTTAGGCATACATACTACTAAAGCTCTTCTAGTGATCCTTGCTTCTCCCGATCACAGATAGCTCCTACAGACTGCGTCAATAAGCTTGATAACCTTTTGCGGAAGTAAAAAGAATTGAGACCAGTACGCTTGTATACCTATAAGCACAACCCTGATCATTTGGAGTCTACCTGCATAAGTCAATCATCTAGCCATCCAATAAATGATTTTTGCAATTATCTTGTCCATCAGTGACTTGCACTGGTCTACGGACAACCTCTTACTAAATAGAGGCATCCCTAAGTATTTGGAAGGAAGTTCCCCAGATGCAGAGTCGATATGACTCTTGCTAAGATTGGCCTTCAGTCCAGATACATTAGAGAACATGTCAAACTTATCCCTCAAGAGCTGGACAGACTGTAGATCACCCCTTGTAAACATCAATAAGTCGTATGCAAAACAAAGATGACTAATGCCCAATTTTTGACATTTGGGGTGATAGTTAAAATCAGGGTTGTCTCTAAATGTGTATTGTTTACTATAAATGTGCTAGAATGTGTAGTTTTTTCtggaaaatacaaaaaataagcaaaaaccTTTCAACGAATGCGATTTACTTCATAAGTTAACTAAGTTATCAAGCGGGTTGATAGTGGTATTGGGCCTAGGAGCGGAGCTAGGTAAAGCTAAGAGGATTCCAAAAAACTTTCTTCAAcgaaaaattacattatttagatatgattaaaattatttttatgcgTATATAGTAGATATTAAACCTCCATCGACTTTTTTGTGTATTTATTTCTTCATATTATGAATCTCTTGGTATAAATCTTTGATATGCCACTAGTTGAGCTGTTGAGGATGTTGGATAggggaggaaaaaaataatgattttgcAATGTCACTTATATGACTTATTTTTCATACTTTGATTAGGGAAAgacatttttctcatttttaaggagcttgttttcataaaaaaaaaagaaggaaaaagaacaCTTATatccccaaaaaataaaatatttacccTTAAATGCTTCATTACTTTCAtcctctttttttattttaaattcatgCGCTGACGTCATCGGC
This DNA window, taken from Solanum dulcamara chromosome 3, daSolDulc1.2, whole genome shotgun sequence, encodes the following:
- the LOC129882848 gene encoding EID1-like F-box protein 3, whose translation is MAKKSISIMSQRRRLNSNGIAESSSSQLDNDSVIHSEIILRLVFPCMKWDVHSLCQIASVNRKLRALAKRLLWKEMCIYRAPRMIATLMDGAPNNRIGGEWDAMAKLLFHCCGCNSTRHFQMSQSYPGHFVKSSRFSKTSGRSFLVKRCRTDLLYVSDPCEHQIRDRGDDLGIFRGVFGGFMKSKTRACLITRELEVEEGVRCPFCGGRVWSMTAARLVPRSAARRLGTMENGLEYFVCVNGHLHGSCWLVPLSSDEEGADNDIDDDGNDDRDGRNQIYKKWI